The Castor canadensis chromosome 13, mCasCan1.hap1v2, whole genome shotgun sequence genome has a window encoding:
- the Edf1 gene encoding endothelial differentiation-related factor 1: MAESDWDTVTVLRKKGPTAAQAKSKQAILAAQRRGEDVETSKKWAAGQNKQHSITKNTAKLDRETEELHHDRVTLEVGKVIQRGRQSKGLTQKDLATKINEKPQVIADYESGRAIPNNQVLGKIERAIGLKLRGKDIGKPIEKGPRAK, from the exons ATGGCCGAGAGCGACTGGGACACCGTGACGGTGCTGCGCAAGAAGGGCCCTACGGCCGCGCAGGCCAAGTCCAAGCAG gCCATCTTAGCGGCTCAGAGACGAGGAGAAGATGTGGAGACATCCAAGAAAT GGGCTGCTGGTCAGAACAAGCAGCATTCGATAACCAAGAACACGGCCAAGCTGGACCGGGAGACAGAGGAGCTGCACCATGACAGGGTGACCCTGGAGGTGGGCAAAGTGATCCAGCGGGGCCGGCAGAGCAAGGGGCTGACGCAGAAGGACCTGGCCACG aaaatcaatgaaaagcCGCAAGTCATCGCAGACTATGAGAGTGGACGGGCCATTCCAAATAACCAGGTTCTGGGCAAAATTGAGAGAGCCATTG GCCTCAAGCTCCGAGGCAAGGACATCGGAAAACCCATCGAGAAGGGGCCTCGGGCAAAATGA